The window GTCCTCACGGCCACGGCCGGGTCGTCATCACGTACAGGAATGGGTATATTTCCTTCATCTATAACATCATGCCCAAGTTTACGAAGCCTTGGAATCAGTCCTGTATACCGTAATGCGGCAGGTCCCATGTCCACACCGCGAAGCATCTGTCCGAAATCCATGGGAACACCGATAATGCTGATGGATTTTGCCATATCGATATCCTTTTAAATGGGGCTGCCCGGAAACAGCCTTAGTTGACAGGTCATATATCATAGAGTAAGAAATCTATTCAATACATTAAAAAATCATATCACAGCACGGATTTTAACGTTACTCCAGGAGATTGCATGAACCATAAATATAAACTTCAGTCCCGGCATACCATTGAGCTGGTCAGAAACCTGCTTTCCCAGGGTATTGACCGGATCTCTCTGCTTTTACGCCATTCAGACAGACACTACTCAGACAATCCGCGGCTGGAACCTTTTATGGGTCTCAACGACTCCGGCAAGGAATATGCCTTTGATCTCGGCAAATCGTTTCCCATAGATTTAACGCCTGTTTTTTTTTCCAGCCATTTTGGCAGGTGTATTGAAACGAATTATCTCATTGATAAAGGATTCACCTCGGTCACGGGCAGGCAACTGCCCCACAATGCCCTTGACAGCAATTTAGCACCTTTTTACGTCAAGGATGTTCCGGAAACCCTTAAAATAATGGCAAAAACAGGTTCCGCACAGTTTATCCGAAACTGGTTTGACAAAACCATTGATGCATCGGTTATGCTTGACCCCGAAGCCACGGCGGACCGAATCAGCGATTTCATGTTGTCAAAACTTGAGGCGCTTTCCCCGGGACAGGCCGCGGTCTGTGTGACCCATGACTGGAACATCTTTCCTGTCA is drawn from uncultured Desulfobacter sp. and contains these coding sequences:
- a CDS encoding histidine phosphatase family protein, whose product is MNHKYKLQSRHTIELVRNLLSQGIDRISLLLRHSDRHYSDNPRLEPFMGLNDSGKEYAFDLGKSFPIDLTPVFFSSHFGRCIETNYLIDKGFTSVTGRQLPHNALDSNLAPFYVKDVPETLKIMAKTGSAQFIRNWFDKTIDASVMLDPEATADRISDFMLSKLEALSPGQAAVCVTHDWNIFPVKQFKLGLCHEDALNVGYLDAVAFFEKDAQFFAVARQFDPVRVAWP